The Pseudanabaena yagii GIHE-NHR1 genome segment GGTAAACCTAACTTAGCCATCTGATCAATACTTGATTGCATTTTGGCGATCGAAATATTTTCACGAATATGGGCTTGTATGCCTATACCGCCAACCTTGACACCGCGATCTAAAAGGGTGCGAACTTGTTTGCTATAGGCATCAACTAATTTGCCGTTGAGGATGTCATATTCATTGAGGTAAAGACGAGCTTGTGGATCAGCTTTGGCACATTTGGCAAACATCTCATCAACGATGCGATCACCTAGCCGACCTCGAAAAAAGTTGCCATGCAGCATTTCATTGAGAACATCGTATTCAGTGATGCGACCTCGATAGCGAGTACAAACATCGTTTGCTCGCTTAAGTACGGCTTGATGTAAATCATCGTTACTGAGTTGCTTGAGCCATGATTGCTGCCACTGTTCGACCTCCCAAAACAGATTATGTCCACGCATTGGTAAGGGATAATGGCGATCGCTCCAGTCCAAAATGCGATCGGACTCAGCATAGGTTACTTGTCCTCGATTTGACTCTGTGGAATACCATTTGAGGGCATCTTCATGAACACTGCTATTGGCAAGTTCTTGGGCTATTTTTAAATATTGCCTTTGAGAAGCTGGATCTGCATCATCACGAAACATCTCTGTACGCAAAGAAACCCCAAACTGAAAAGCGTGAGCAAGCTGCTCGACTAAAACCTCGGCATTGACAATGGGATTTTGCTTGTCATCAATCACCTTGATCTGTAAGTCTCCCATGCGAATTTGGCGAATCCTTGCCTCAAGTTGACTAATTGTCGGTTCAATTAACTGAGATTGAGGTACAGCAAACATCTGCAAAACTGACGACTGAAATAGCCCAATGCAGACAGAGATCGCTAATATCCATACAAACCAACGAGACTTACTCAAGAATGTCATGGCATATTACCAAGGGGATTTAGTGTGATGACTTGCTACGCATAGCGCGGCAAGTCATCTTTCAAAGCTAACAATGGCATTGCCATTGTTAGCTTTGATATTAATTAGTATGAACGTTCAATAGCGGCTTACTCTTAAAAATTGCTGCTAGAACTTCTAAGCTGGCATCTAAACCGTTGGGCTTCTTCCTCTCTTTCCACCATTCTAGTGAACAATATAGTAAAACAATCAATTTACGATGTTGCTCAAGGCTAACATCCTGAAATTTTAGGGATGCATTCGCGAATCTATCTCGACTCGCCGAACGAATTACCGTACATTTAACCGTAAAACCATGCTCCACAAACTCTAATAAACCTTCTTGAGTACCTTGAAGATTGACAAGCTCATTATTTTTATTCAGGGTTAGACTGGCTCCACCTTCAGATAGGTCATTGGTATAGCCCCAGTACACTCGATCTTTAACAGTTAACTTACAAAAAGTACATAATGGGAACCTATCCACATCACGACGTACGGGTTGATCAATCGCCGAAAGTAAGGCTACCGCCATCACAATAAAGTTGTAGATCAACCAAAAGAGCAGAAACTCTTTACCCATATACTCATGTTGATTGATTTCCCAAATACCAAGCAAATATCCTCCATAATGCATGACGACTCCAATCAGAGTTAGGGACATCATGATTAACAAAGGATATGTATGACAGAAATTATAATTTTTGCGATCTGCTTTCACACCTTTACGTGTAGCCGTCGATGCTTTTGCAAAGGGATTTCTTAAAATTAAAGCTAAACGACCCATTGCAGGAAAACAAAATGCAGTTTCATACACTTCATTCCAGATCGCGGACAGGCGATCGCCTGTTGACCAGCCAAATACAAATAAGAAGGCGATCGCAAATGGTGCTGCGTAATATATATATTCAGACACGGATGCAATTAAAGGTGATGTACCAAAAAACAAGCTCAACAGAGGCATAGCCAGCGAAATGAAGCGAACAACAGGATTAAAGCAAAAGAAAATCAAAGAAACATGAAAGCTTTTTTGAATCCAGTTTAATTTAGTCCATATATGTAAATCTTTACGAAAATAAACCTGCATATTTCCCTGTAACCAACGCAACCGTTGATCGAGAAAATCAGCAAACATCCGCGTAGATTCACCCATACTCAATAGTTCATTCAGATAGGCGATGCACCCACCATTGGTAAGTAACTTTATGGACGTTTGATAGTCTTCCACGCAGCAACCAGTGTAATAACCGCCGATCGCCTCAAGACTACTTCGACGCACTACATAGGATGTGCCACAACAGATCACGCAGTTACCGTTATCTCGTCCAGGCTGAACATGACCAAAAAAATGTTCCATATCATTGGGCATCTTGTCAGATAGCCCCAGATTTCGAGCATGGTAGTCAGGATTATAGAAAAATTGAGGGGTCTGGACTAGATCGTATTTAGGATTTTGGAAGAAACCAACAGTTCGCATCAAAAAGTTAGTAAAAGGGACAAAATCCGCATCCATAATTGTAATTAGTTCACCATCAGTCTGGGGTAAGGCATTGTTGAGATTCCCAGCTTTAGCATGATTATTATTAGGACGAGTAATGTATTTACAGCCAAGTTCTTCCGCCATTTTCTGAATATGAGGGCGGCGCGTGTCATCCAGAATATAGATAGTCTTGTTCGGATAATTCATCGCCTGACAGCCAATTGCTGTACGTCGAACGATAAAATCTGGCTCCTTATAGGTGGGAATAAATACATCGACTGAAGGTAAATATTCACCTGCGATTACTGCTGCTTCATAGTGATCGGCTTCTCTCTTGCGTCTAGATTCCGTTGTCCAAGTTGTCTGGAAAAGATACAACAAATAAGTACCGATCCAGACCAGTTCATTCATCAGTAAAATAACGCTTATAATCACACTCAACCAGTGTGCCGTATTTAGTGTAACTGTAGCTCGCCATACTAAATAGCGAATGGCTAAGATACTGATCACTGTGTGAGCAATGAGTCGAGTGAAGTTATTTGCAGGTATATGAATTAAAGCCAAACAAAAAGCTGCGATCGCGATCGCAGGTATCAGGATATCGTCAAAGGATATTGGCAAACTCAAAAACTCAGGTAAGGGTCGAAATACTAGGGGATTAACTATTTGAAATGGTAATAAAGTTGGGCGATTTAACGCTACAAATGCACAAGCTATAAAAATCGTAATACTAACAATAAAAAAGCCCCAAACCCAAGGGGAAATAAATTGTTGAGTGATTGACTTTTGTTTAGTTCCTAAATGCAATATTGATGAGGGAAAGCCAATCTTTTTCGACTTTAACTTTGATGGTTGTAATGCTACTTTCATGTATCTAAAGTGATTATATAATAGATTGAAGTTACAATTTATCGCAGATGATCTATAGCCAGCCCCGTCTTGAATTACTTTAAAATTTATCTGAAACGCTCATTTCTGGTACCGTCTTCAACATATAGAGGTATCAAAAACGATAAATTGTTATATTGAAATTATCTTCAAAGATTTAGGTTTAAACTTATAGATTTCTAATCCTAAGTATTTTCATTATCTTTGACATCAATTAGTCTGGCAATTGCTTAAAGTTATACAAAAGTTATAAAGATTTCTATATACAGCAACTTTAGTATTGGAAAGGTTACTCAAAAGTTATATAAGTACCTCAGCATAATATAGAATCCTAAAAATTGTAGTGATCGTGCAGCGTGCGCTATAACTTTTAGGGCTTTTTATTTAATTAAGCCTGCTTAATTCAGTCTAGTAACTTAATGCAAAACTAAAACCAGTAAAGGTTTTGAAGCACAAAATGGCTTAGCTATTATTTTGTGCTTTGACGCTACTTTTTTTGCTTTGATGTTACTTGTTTAGCGTCACTTTACCCGTATAGCCAACATAGCAAAATACGTTGGGAGCGCCTAAATCAGAATTTCTCTCAAGGTCAACTCTTATCTGTGTTGTACGTGGCAAATTTTGGGGAATTGTAATGGCAACATCTTCCCCAGCGTTAAAGCGTCCTAAACCAGAGCGAATGAGACTGACTGTACCTTTTAAAACAAGATTTCTCGAACCATATAACTCTATTTTGGCAGGCATTCCTATCTGAATTGCCTCAAGCGACTGTTCTTCGACATATACATCTACCCAACGTCTAGAGCAATCGAGCATCTGTCCTACAGACTGCTCTTGACGAACCAGTTGTCCCTTACGAGCATCCAGTTTCCAAATTACCCCAGATACAGGGGCTTTGACGATCACGTTGCGATGACGTTCAACATCAGCTTTAGCTTCAATAAGTTCACCTTTGGCATCAGCAATACTTTGGCGCAAGGCGGAGATCGTGCGTTGTTGATTGTCAATTTGTAACTGAACTTCTTCTAATCGAACCCGTGGATCATAGTTACTCCGAGTCCGATCAAGAGTTAATCCTATGGAAGCAGCTTCTCGATTAGTAAGTATACTTTGCCTACGAGCTTCAAGACTCTCAACTTCCGCTTTACGAGCCTGAAGCTCAGCTTTGGCTAGGTCAAGCACTGCTTGAGAATATGCTCCTTCTTTTTGAAGGAACACTGCACGATCATAATTAACTTGGGCAAGTTGAGAACGGGCGATCGCACCTCTAAGATCTGACTCAAATTGCTCAATGCGATCACTGTACTCAGTCACCTCCAGACGCTTTTGATTTTGGTTATCGGCTTGCAATAACTCCATCAAACTCAGTAATTGATTAAGTTGTCCTTCAGCACTGGCAAGTTGGGATTGTTGACTACTAAGACGGCTGCTAGTTTGCTTGACTTGAAGATTGCTAACTTGATCATTTTTAATAGACAACAAAACACTATCTTTTTCAATAATGCTACCTGTATCTGCATTCAAAGATGTGATAATGCCTTCTTGTGGTGTTTTGATATCAATGACTACACCATTAACCACTGCATCTAAACTTGCAACAGAAGTAAATTTTAATTGTACCAAACGAATTGCCCAAGCAATCAACCCCACGCTAACGATAACAATCACAATATTTGCAACAAGAGAGCGACTGGAGCCTTGCATCTTTGATTCTTCGTTCTTTGCCACTTTATAATCTAACCGTTGTTTAAAGTTTTTACAATCAAGTAAAGATACAAAAAATACCATGCTAAGAATAAAATGGTTTGTTTATGATTAACTTCTTCATGATTAACTGCTTCTAAATGCTTACGCATACTCTCGCTAATAGTCGTTATTCCGTCATTGATTGATAACTCACTGCGTTTCTCTCAAGGTTAAAGTATTACCTTCAATGCGATTACTTTCATACAGAAATTCGACTTCTAATGCTTCTTTAATCGTGACCGTGGCATTGTCTAAGGATTGACGTAAAGTATTTAGCTCTAATTTGAGTCGATCAATATCAACAAGAATTGATTCTATGGTTCTCATAAGTTCAGAAAATTAAATTAACTAACCCGCCACAAGCGTACGTAATATAGAGAATGTTTTGCTTCACACATTGTTTAGCATTGCAATTTCTATCTTTCGCCACAGAGCTTCGGGGAATTTACCCTAAGAGATTAAATTGCGCCTAAAGCCTTTAACAATGCAGCAAATTTAATCGTAGTTTCGCTTTGCTCATTTTCTACCTGTGAATTTGCCACAATCCCTGCACCTGCAAAAATTCTTGCCCGATCGCCTTGAATATATCCCGCTCTAATACCCACACCAAAAGTTCCTTCGCCATTGCCATTTAGCCAACCAATGGGCGCAGCATACCAACCGCGATCGCAGGCTTCCCATTGCTGCAT includes the following:
- a CDS encoding HlyD family secretion protein; the protein is MAKNEESKMQGSSRSLVANIVIVIVSVGLIAWAIRLVQLKFTSVASLDAVVNGVVIDIKTPQEGIITSLNADTGSIIEKDSVLLSIKNDQVSNLQVKQTSSRLSSQQSQLASAEGQLNQLLSLMELLQADNQNQKRLEVTEYSDRIEQFESDLRGAIARSQLAQVNYDRAVFLQKEGAYSQAVLDLAKAELQARKAEVESLEARRQSILTNREAASIGLTLDRTRSNYDPRVRLEEVQLQIDNQQRTISALRQSIADAKGELIEAKADVERHRNVIVKAPVSGVIWKLDARKGQLVRQEQSVGQMLDCSRRWVDVYVEEQSLEAIQIGMPAKIELYGSRNLVLKGTVSLIRSGLGRFNAGEDVAITIPQNLPRTTQIRVDLERNSDLGAPNVFCYVGYTGKVTLNK
- a CDS encoding glycosyltransferase, yielding MKVALQPSKLKSKKIGFPSSILHLGTKQKSITQQFISPWVWGFFIVSITIFIACAFVALNRPTLLPFQIVNPLVFRPLPEFLSLPISFDDILIPAIAIAAFCLALIHIPANNFTRLIAHTVISILAIRYLVWRATVTLNTAHWLSVIISVILLMNELVWIGTYLLYLFQTTWTTESRRKREADHYEAAVIAGEYLPSVDVFIPTYKEPDFIVRRTAIGCQAMNYPNKTIYILDDTRRPHIQKMAEELGCKYITRPNNNHAKAGNLNNALPQTDGELITIMDADFVPFTNFLMRTVGFFQNPKYDLVQTPQFFYNPDYHARNLGLSDKMPNDMEHFFGHVQPGRDNGNCVICCGTSYVVRRSSLEAIGGYYTGCCVEDYQTSIKLLTNGGCIAYLNELLSMGESTRMFADFLDQRLRWLQGNMQVYFRKDLHIWTKLNWIQKSFHVSLIFFCFNPVVRFISLAMPLLSLFFGTSPLIASVSEYIYYAAPFAIAFLFVFGWSTGDRLSAIWNEVYETAFCFPAMGRLALILRNPFAKASTATRKGVKADRKNYNFCHTYPLLIMMSLTLIGVVMHYGGYLLGIWEINQHEYMGKEFLLFWLIYNFIVMAVALLSAIDQPVRRDVDRFPLCTFCKLTVKDRVYWGYTNDLSEGGASLTLNKNNELVNLQGTQEGLLEFVEHGFTVKCTVIRSASRDRFANASLKFQDVSLEQHRKLIVLLYCSLEWWKERKKPNGLDASLEVLAAIFKSKPLLNVHTN
- a CDS encoding endo-1,4-beta-xylanase, coding for MSKSRWFVWILAISVCIGLFQSSVLQMFAVPQSQLIEPTISQLEARIRQIRMGDLQIKVIDDKQNPIVNAEVLVEQLAHAFQFGVSLRTEMFRDDADPASQRQYLKIAQELANSSVHEDALKWYSTESNRGQVTYAESDRILDWSDRHYPLPMRGHNLFWEVEQWQQSWLKQLSNDDLHQAVLKRANDVCTRYRGRITEYDVLNEMLHGNFFRGRLGDRIVDEMFAKCAKADPQARLYLNEYDILNGKLVDAYSKQVRTLLDRGVKVGGIGIQAHIRENISIAKMQSSIDQMAKLGLPIKITEVSVLADTESRKAQVLTDLYRVAFAHPDVKGITLWGFWEGAAWEPKTALYDRQFKPLPAAQAYRKLVLEQWRTNIRGITSYSGNQVGMYSTKAFFGTYRVTVKSGDRQIQKTITFNDRDQAPYVIQVSAL